One genomic window of Streptomonospora nanhaiensis includes the following:
- a CDS encoding TatD family hydrolase yields MTDLQWAPETCTIPTIERPVREREFTDLFRTALRDITQTSPERADFVLAADAEHTARELAAREASCCSFFAFTFTAAIAIWGVGVHPGVKTALDGYDPEEFERLIARTPYVGEIGLDAKVPSRLAKQHDVLTALLTQLQAKPRLTSIHSYRATNQVVEHLEHTPITGAILHWWLGDRSTTRRAVELGAYFSINTATVRRSDAIDLIPTDRLLLETDHPDGNRSGARPHQPGNVSDVEAALAKQRGVTTAQIRAHAWRNLATLVNTTGTKPLLPPRVEAILGAIE; encoded by the coding sequence ATGACCGATCTGCAATGGGCACCCGAAACTTGCACTATCCCGACCATCGAACGCCCGGTTCGGGAACGCGAATTCACCGACCTGTTCCGCACCGCGCTGCGCGACATCACCCAGACAAGCCCCGAGCGCGCCGACTTCGTGCTCGCCGCCGACGCCGAACACACCGCACGCGAACTGGCCGCGCGGGAGGCGTCGTGCTGTTCGTTCTTCGCATTCACATTCACCGCGGCCATCGCGATCTGGGGCGTCGGCGTTCACCCAGGAGTGAAGACCGCACTCGACGGCTACGACCCCGAGGAGTTCGAGCGTCTCATCGCCCGCACCCCCTACGTCGGCGAAATCGGACTCGACGCAAAAGTCCCATCCCGCCTCGCCAAACAGCACGACGTGTTGACCGCGCTGCTCACGCAACTCCAAGCGAAGCCCCGCCTCACGTCGATCCACAGCTACCGGGCAACCAACCAAGTCGTGGAGCATCTCGAACACACCCCGATCACCGGCGCGATCCTGCACTGGTGGCTCGGCGACCGATCCACCACAAGGCGCGCAGTTGAACTCGGAGCCTACTTCTCGATCAACACCGCCACCGTGCGCCGAAGCGACGCCATCGACCTCATCCCCACGGACCGTCTCCTCCTAGAAACAGACCACCCCGATGGGAACCGCAGCGGAGCCCGCCCGCACCAACCTGGCAACGTCAGCGACGTCGAAGCAGCTCTCGCCAAGCAGCGCGGAGTCACCACCGCTCAGATCCGAGCCCACGCCTGGCGCAACCTCGCCACGCTTGTGAACACCACTGGGACGAAGCCTCTGCTGCCACCCCGAGTCGAAGCAATCCTCGGGGCTATTGAGTAA